In one Streptomyces sp. NBC_00597 genomic region, the following are encoded:
- the pepN gene encoding aminopeptidase N, with protein MSALTRNEAQLRARLLDVHHYAVTLDLTNGDDTFESTAVIRFTARAAADTFVELKPDALHSAELDGTPLDPTTLADNRLPLTGLGEGPHELRIATRMRYSRTGEGLHRFTDPADGETYVYTQMFMDDVQRVFPAFDQPDLKAVFAFTVTAPAQWTVLANGITERTGDRDTDGAGIWQSAPTPVISTYLAAVAAGPWHSIRTEHAGLPFGIHCRRSLAPHLDADAEEILSITTDCYDRYHQKFSEPYPFDSYDQAFVPEFNAGAMENPGLVTFRDEYVFRSAVTDTERQSRAVTIAHEMAHMWFGDLVTLRWWDDIWLNESFAEYMGYQTLTEATRFTGTWTEFGTSRKAWGYDADQRPSTHPVAPDPEAVPDTASALLNFDGISYAKGASALRQLVAWLGEKDFLAGINTHFTRHKFANASLADFVDSLAAHTDRDVHAWADSWLRTTGIDTLTPRIEESHGGWTLTVDHRGSRPHHIAVGLYDRDPESTLEPRELLTLDVPSDEIVSVSGPRPALLVLNDGDLGYAKVRLDDTSVNTVLRDLCAVPDPLTRAVIWNALRDMVRDGELEPAAYLATAAAHLPAEADLAIVQGVLAFARHHVADRYLTPEHRTEALATLTAIGRALLRRTEDGSDPGLRLAAVRTLVDAATQPDTLTAWLDDDTVPGGPELDPELRWRILGRLSVLGAVGQREIDAALAADPSATGEEGAARCRAALPTAEAKAAAWERLFHDDSLSNYLFNATAQGFWQPEQADLVRDYVPRYYAEAVALGARRGPAIAEAAGRYAFPGHAVDEDNLQAGHTALADPAVVPGLRRKLADHLDDLARALRVRAS; from the coding sequence CTCGCCGACAACCGCCTCCCCCTCACCGGCCTCGGCGAAGGCCCCCACGAACTGCGCATCGCCACCCGCATGCGCTACTCCCGCACCGGCGAAGGCCTCCACCGCTTCACCGACCCCGCGGACGGCGAGACGTACGTCTACACCCAGATGTTCATGGACGACGTCCAGCGCGTCTTCCCGGCCTTCGACCAGCCCGACCTCAAGGCCGTCTTCGCATTCACCGTCACCGCCCCCGCCCAGTGGACCGTCCTCGCCAACGGCATCACCGAACGCACCGGGGACCGGGACACCGACGGCGCCGGCATCTGGCAGTCCGCCCCCACCCCCGTCATCTCCACCTACCTCGCCGCCGTCGCCGCCGGCCCCTGGCACAGCATCCGCACCGAGCACGCCGGACTGCCCTTCGGCATCCACTGCCGCCGCTCCCTCGCCCCCCACCTCGACGCCGACGCCGAGGAAATCCTCTCCATCACCACCGACTGCTACGACCGCTACCACCAGAAGTTCTCCGAGCCCTACCCCTTCGACTCCTACGACCAGGCCTTCGTCCCCGAATTCAACGCCGGAGCCATGGAGAACCCCGGCCTGGTCACCTTCCGCGACGAATACGTCTTCCGCTCCGCCGTCACCGACACCGAACGCCAGAGCCGCGCCGTGACCATCGCCCACGAGATGGCCCACATGTGGTTCGGCGACCTCGTCACCCTGCGCTGGTGGGACGACATCTGGCTCAACGAGTCCTTCGCCGAGTACATGGGCTACCAGACCCTCACCGAAGCCACCCGCTTCACCGGCACCTGGACCGAATTCGGCACCTCCCGCAAGGCCTGGGGCTACGACGCCGACCAGCGCCCCTCCACCCACCCCGTCGCCCCCGACCCCGAAGCCGTACCCGACACCGCGAGCGCCCTCCTCAACTTCGACGGCATCTCCTACGCCAAGGGCGCCTCCGCCCTGCGCCAACTCGTCGCCTGGCTCGGCGAAAAGGACTTCCTCGCCGGCATCAACACCCACTTCACCCGCCACAAGTTCGCCAACGCCTCACTCGCCGACTTCGTCGACTCCCTCGCCGCCCACACCGACCGCGACGTCCACGCCTGGGCCGACAGCTGGCTGCGCACCACCGGCATCGACACCCTCACCCCCCGCATCGAGGAGAGCCACGGCGGCTGGACCCTCACCGTCGACCACAGGGGCAGCCGCCCCCACCACATCGCCGTCGGCCTCTACGACCGCGACCCCGAAAGCACCCTCGAACCCCGCGAACTCCTCACCCTCGACGTCCCCTCCGACGAGATCGTCTCCGTCAGCGGCCCCCGCCCCGCCCTCCTCGTCCTCAACGACGGCGACCTCGGCTACGCCAAGGTCCGCCTCGACGACACCTCCGTCAACACCGTCCTGCGCGACCTCTGCGCCGTCCCCGACCCCCTCACCCGGGCCGTCATCTGGAACGCCCTGCGCGACATGGTCCGCGACGGCGAACTCGAACCCGCCGCCTACCTGGCCACCGCCGCCGCACACCTGCCCGCCGAAGCCGACCTGGCCATCGTCCAAGGCGTCCTCGCCTTCGCCCGCCACCACGTCGCCGACCGCTACCTCACCCCCGAACACCGCACCGAAGCCCTCGCCACCCTCACCGCCATCGGCCGCGCCCTGCTGCGCCGCACCGAAGACGGCTCCGACCCCGGCCTGCGGCTCGCCGCCGTACGCACCCTCGTCGACGCCGCCACCCAACCCGACACCCTCACCGCCTGGCTCGACGACGACACCGTCCCCGGCGGACCCGAACTCGACCCCGAACTGCGCTGGCGCATCCTCGGCCGGCTCAGCGTCCTCGGCGCCGTCGGGCAACGCGAGATCGACGCCGCCCTCGCCGCCGACCCCAGCGCCACCGGCGAGGAAGGCGCCGCCCGCTGCCGCGCCGCACTCCCCACCGCCGAAGCCAAGGCCGCCGCCTGGGAGCGCCTCTTCCACGACGACTCGCTCTCCAACTACCTCTTCAACGCCACCGCCCAGGGCTTCTGGCAACCCGAACAGGCCGACCTCGTACGCGACTACGTACCGCGCTACTACGCCGAAGCCGTCGCCCTCGGCGCCCGCCGCGGCCCCGCCATCGCCGAAGCCGCGGGCCGCTACGCCTTCCCCGGCCACGCCGTCGACGAAGACAACCTCCAGGCCGGCCACACCGCCCTAGCCGACCCCGCCGTCGTCCCCGGCCTGCGCCGCAAGCTCGCCGACCACCTCGACGACCTCGCCCGCGCCCTGCGCGTCCGCGCCTCCTGA
- a CDS encoding RidA family protein, with amino-acid sequence MDHTRQTIGSGSPLEPRIGFSRAVRKGPHVAVAGTAPIGDDGTTVGRGDVHAQTARCLDIAEAALKAAGASLEDVIRTRIMLTDITSWEEAARAHGERFADIRPACTFVEVSRFIDPDWLVEVEVDAVLG; translated from the coding sequence ATGGACCACACGCGCCAGACCATCGGCTCCGGCTCACCCCTCGAACCCCGCATCGGATTCTCCCGGGCCGTCCGCAAGGGCCCCCACGTCGCCGTCGCCGGCACCGCCCCCATCGGGGACGACGGAACCACCGTGGGACGCGGCGACGTCCACGCCCAGACCGCGCGCTGCCTGGACATCGCGGAAGCCGCACTGAAGGCGGCGGGAGCCTCGTTGGAAGACGTCATACGGACCCGCATCATGCTCACGGACATCACGAGCTGGGAGGAAGCCGCCCGCGCCCACGGAGAGCGCTTCGCGGACATCCGCCCGGCCTGCACCTTCGTCGAGGTCTCCCGCTTCATCGACCCCGACTGGCTCGTCGAAGTCGAGGTCGACGCCGTCCTCGGCTGA
- a CDS encoding 5'-nucleotidase C-terminal domain-containing protein, protein MAFDRRTFLGTSAATGAAVALTGATSSPAAAAGEVSGAAGEAAGRSRTYSFTVMGTTDLHGNVFNWDYFTDKEFDDKAHNDVGLAKISTLVNQVRAEKGRCNTLMIDAGDTIQGTQLSYYYAKVDPITARRGPVHPMAQAMNAIGYDAAALGNHEFNYGIPVLRKFEEQCDFPLLGANALDAKTLRPAFAPYSMHRLRTPHGRDVKVAVLGLTNPGIAIWDKANVQGKMTFPGLEEQAAKYVPKLRSMGADVVIVSAHSGSSGTSSYGDQLPYIENAAALVAEQVPGIDAILVGHAHTEIPEYRVKNKATGKDVVLSEPLKWGQRLTLFDFELSWSKGCWSVAKVSAKVLNSNTAVEDPKIVRLLSDEHAKVVAYVNQVIGTSTQAMSSAEGPVKDVAIIDLISHVQVETVKAALAGGEYAALPVLSQASCFSRTAAIPAGQVTIKDAAGLYPFENTLEARVLTGAQLKDYLEFSARYYVRTAPGEVVDPAKVTNAEATPDYNYDAVYGLAYDIDIAQPAGSRIVNLSFGGRPVDPAARFVLAVNNYRASGGGNFPHVPQAKQVWANSEEIRNTIIQWVKAKGTIDPAQFASVEWRLTRAGVPVF, encoded by the coding sequence ATGGCGTTCGACCGTAGGACGTTTCTGGGCACTTCGGCCGCTACGGGTGCGGCTGTCGCGCTGACGGGGGCCACGAGCTCTCCGGCTGCTGCGGCCGGGGAGGTTTCGGGTGCTGCTGGGGAGGCGGCGGGGAGGTCGCGGACGTACTCGTTCACGGTGATGGGCACGACCGATCTGCACGGGAACGTCTTCAACTGGGACTACTTCACGGACAAGGAGTTCGACGACAAGGCGCACAACGATGTCGGTCTGGCGAAGATCTCGACGCTGGTGAACCAGGTGCGGGCGGAGAAGGGGCGTTGCAACACCCTGATGATCGATGCGGGTGACACGATCCAGGGGACGCAGCTGTCGTACTACTACGCGAAGGTGGATCCGATCACCGCGCGGCGGGGTCCGGTGCACCCGATGGCGCAGGCGATGAACGCGATCGGGTACGACGCGGCGGCGCTGGGGAACCACGAGTTCAATTACGGCATTCCGGTGTTGCGCAAGTTCGAGGAGCAGTGTGATTTTCCGCTGCTGGGGGCGAATGCGCTGGATGCGAAGACGTTGCGGCCGGCGTTCGCGCCGTACAGCATGCACCGGTTGCGGACGCCGCACGGGCGGGATGTGAAGGTGGCGGTGCTGGGGTTGACGAACCCGGGGATCGCGATCTGGGACAAGGCGAACGTGCAGGGGAAGATGACGTTCCCGGGGCTGGAGGAGCAGGCGGCGAAGTACGTGCCGAAGCTGCGGTCGATGGGTGCGGACGTGGTGATCGTGTCGGCGCATTCGGGTTCGAGTGGTACGTCGTCGTACGGGGACCAGTTGCCGTACATCGAGAACGCGGCGGCGTTGGTGGCGGAGCAGGTGCCCGGGATCGACGCGATCTTGGTGGGGCATGCGCACACGGAGATCCCGGAGTACCGGGTGAAGAACAAGGCGACGGGCAAGGACGTGGTGCTGTCGGAGCCGTTGAAGTGGGGTCAGCGTCTGACGCTGTTCGACTTCGAGTTGTCGTGGTCGAAGGGCTGCTGGTCGGTGGCGAAGGTGTCGGCGAAGGTGCTGAACTCGAACACGGCGGTCGAGGACCCGAAGATCGTGCGGCTGCTGTCGGACGAGCACGCGAAGGTCGTGGCGTACGTCAATCAGGTGATCGGTACGTCGACGCAGGCGATGTCGTCGGCGGAGGGGCCGGTCAAGGACGTCGCGATCATCGATCTGATCAGTCATGTTCAGGTGGAGACGGTGAAGGCGGCGCTGGCGGGCGGGGAGTACGCGGCGCTACCGGTGCTGTCGCAGGCGTCGTGTTTCTCGCGGACGGCGGCGATTCCGGCGGGTCAGGTGACGATCAAGGATGCGGCGGGGCTGTATCCGTTCGAGAACACCCTTGAGGCGCGGGTGCTGACGGGTGCGCAGCTGAAGGATTATTTGGAGTTCTCGGCGCGGTATTACGTGCGGACGGCTCCGGGTGAGGTGGTGGATCCGGCGAAGGTCACGAATGCGGAGGCGACGCCGGACTACAACTATGACGCGGTGTACGGGCTGGCGTACGACATCGACATCGCGCAGCCGGCGGGGTCGCGGATCGTGAACCTGTCGTTCGGTGGGCGGCCGGTCGATCCGGCGGCGCGGTTCGTGTTGGCGGTGAACAACTACCGGGCGTCGGGTGGTGGGAACTTCCCGCACGTGCCGCAGGCGAAGCAGGTGTGGGCGAATTCGGAGGAGATCCGTAACACGATCATCCAGTGGGTGAAGGCGAAGGGGACGATCGATCCGGCGCAGTTCGCGTCGGTGGAGTGGCGGCTGACTCGGGCCGGGGTGCCGGTGTTCTAG
- the pyk gene encoding pyruvate kinase codes for MRRAKIVCTLGPATDSYDQIKALVEAGMDIARLNLSHGTYAEHEDRYQRVRKAADETGRSVGILADLQGPKIRLGRFVEGPVLLERGDEFTITVENVQGDRHTCGTTYKGLAADVTTGERILVDDGRVTLEVTAVDGPRVRTTVIEGGMVSDRKGLNLPGVAVSVPALSEKDIEDLRWALRTGADVIALSFVRSGRDIEDVHRIMDEEDRRLPVIAKIEKPQAVENIDDIVAAFDGIMVARGDLGVEMPLEQVPIVQKRAVKLAKRNAKPVIVATQMLDSMIDNSRPTRAEASDVANAVIDGTDAVMLSGETSVGKYPIETVKTMSRIVEAAEEDILAKGLPPLTERSKPRTQGGAVARAAAEMGDFLGAKFLVAFTQSGDTVRRLSRYRSPIPLLAFTPDPATRSQLNLTWGVETFLGPHVDSTDAMVAQVEEELLRIGRCVPGDVVVITAGSPPGVTGSTNLVRVHHIGDPVR; via the coding sequence ATGCGCCGAGCAAAAATCGTATGTACCCTGGGCCCCGCCACCGACTCATACGACCAGATCAAGGCCCTGGTCGAAGCCGGAATGGACATCGCCCGCCTCAACCTCAGCCACGGCACCTACGCCGAACACGAAGACCGCTACCAGCGCGTACGCAAAGCCGCCGACGAAACCGGCCGCAGCGTCGGCATCCTCGCAGACCTTCAAGGCCCGAAGATCCGCCTCGGCCGATTCGTCGAAGGCCCCGTACTCCTTGAACGCGGCGACGAATTCACCATCACCGTCGAAAACGTCCAAGGCGACCGCCACACCTGCGGCACCACCTACAAAGGCCTCGCCGCCGACGTCACCACCGGCGAACGCATCCTCGTCGACGACGGCCGCGTCACCCTCGAAGTCACCGCAGTCGACGGCCCCCGCGTCCGCACCACCGTCATCGAAGGCGGCATGGTCTCCGACCGCAAAGGCCTGAACCTCCCCGGCGTAGCCGTCTCCGTCCCCGCCCTCTCCGAAAAAGACATCGAAGACCTCCGCTGGGCCCTACGCACCGGCGCCGACGTCATCGCCCTGTCCTTCGTCCGCAGCGGCCGCGACATCGAAGACGTCCACCGCATCATGGACGAAGAAGACCGCCGCCTCCCCGTCATCGCCAAGATCGAAAAGCCTCAAGCCGTCGAAAACATCGACGACATCGTCGCCGCCTTCGACGGCATCATGGTCGCCCGCGGCGACCTCGGCGTCGAAATGCCCCTCGAACAAGTCCCCATCGTCCAAAAGCGCGCCGTCAAACTCGCCAAGCGCAACGCCAAGCCGGTCATCGTCGCCACCCAGATGCTCGACTCGATGATCGACAACTCCCGACCCACCCGCGCCGAAGCCTCTGACGTCGCCAACGCCGTCATCGACGGCACCGACGCCGTCATGCTCAGCGGCGAAACCAGCGTCGGCAAATACCCCATCGAAACCGTCAAGACGATGTCCCGCATCGTCGAAGCGGCCGAAGAAGACATCCTCGCCAAGGGCCTCCCACCCCTCACCGAACGCAGCAAGCCCCGCACCCAAGGCGGGGCCGTCGCCCGCGCAGCCGCCGAGATGGGCGACTTCCTCGGCGCCAAATTCCTCGTCGCCTTCACCCAGAGCGGAGACACCGTCCGCCGCCTCTCCCGCTACCGCTCACCCATTCCCCTCCTCGCCTTCACCCCCGACCCCGCCACCCGCTCCCAACTCAACCTCACCTGGGGCGTCGAAACCTTCCTCGGCCCCCACGTCGACTCCACCGACGCCATGGTCGCCCAAGTCGAAGAAGAACTCCTGCGCATCGGCCGCTGCGTACCCGGCGACGTCGTCGTCATCACCGCCGGCTCGCCCCCCGGAGTCACCGGATCCACCAACCTGGTCCGCGTCCACCACATCGGCGACCCCGTACGCTGA
- a CDS encoding response regulator encodes MTAEHESTPTPDADQSHVPPLTTRVVIAEDEALIRLDLKEMLEEEGYSVVGEAGDGQTAVELAREHRPDLVILDVKMPVLDGISAAEKIAEESIAPVLMLTAFSQRDLVERARDAGAMAYLVKPFSKSDVVPAIEMAVSRFAELRALEKEVADLSQRLETRKLVDRAKSILQTQYGLTEPNAFRWIQKTSMDRRMSMQQVAEAVIEDAEEKKNAAK; translated from the coding sequence GTGACCGCCGAGCACGAGTCGACGCCCACGCCCGACGCCGACCAGTCGCACGTTCCGCCGCTGACGACCCGCGTCGTCATCGCCGAGGACGAGGCGCTCATCCGTCTCGACCTCAAAGAGATGCTCGAAGAGGAGGGCTACTCCGTCGTCGGCGAGGCCGGCGACGGGCAGACCGCCGTCGAGCTCGCCCGGGAGCACCGCCCCGACCTGGTGATCCTCGATGTGAAGATGCCGGTCCTGGACGGGATCTCCGCGGCCGAGAAGATCGCGGAGGAGTCCATCGCGCCGGTGCTCATGCTGACGGCGTTCTCGCAGCGCGACCTCGTCGAGCGGGCGCGGGACGCCGGTGCCATGGCGTACCTGGTGAAGCCGTTCAGCAAGAGCGACGTGGTGCCGGCCATCGAGATGGCGGTGTCGCGGTTCGCGGAGCTGCGGGCGCTGGAGAAGGAGGTCGCTGACCTCTCCCAGCGGCTGGAGACGCGCAAGCTCGTGGACCGGGCGAAGAGCATTCTGCAGACGCAGTACGGGCTGACGGAGCCGAATGCGTTCCGGTGGATCCAGAAGACGTCGATGGACCGTCGCATGTCGATGCAGCAGGTTGCCGAGGCGGTCATCGAGGACGCGGAGGAGAAGAAGAACGCCGCGAAGTAG
- a CDS encoding SIMPL domain-containing protein, translated as MTQDPAHQPYGTPEVPRVAVRGEAHLEVDPEIARIGITVTARGTDRRTALEDLTRRNNTVLDLIKSYGDEIEKLETGAFSINPELTRHGRAERIRAYHGRVHITAELADFTALGELTTRLADLELTSIDGPWWALRPTSPAHGEARRQAVLEAVQRAREYATALGANLAALVELADLGAENTLPYQTAAPGTGMRTMAFSTTDETAAPPLDLEPQRQIVHAQVNARFTMTPPQL; from the coding sequence ATGACCCAAGACCCCGCACACCAGCCCTACGGAACCCCCGAAGTGCCCCGCGTAGCCGTCCGCGGCGAAGCCCACCTCGAAGTCGACCCCGAAATCGCCCGCATCGGCATCACCGTCACCGCCCGCGGCACCGACCGACGCACCGCACTCGAAGACCTCACCCGCCGCAACAACACCGTCCTCGACCTCATCAAGAGCTACGGCGACGAAATCGAAAAACTTGAAACCGGCGCCTTCTCCATCAACCCCGAACTCACCCGCCACGGCCGCGCCGAACGCATCCGCGCCTACCACGGCCGCGTCCACATCACCGCCGAACTCGCCGACTTCACCGCCCTCGGCGAACTCACCACCCGCCTCGCCGACCTCGAACTCACCAGCATCGACGGCCCCTGGTGGGCACTGCGCCCCACCTCACCCGCCCACGGGGAAGCCCGCCGCCAAGCCGTACTCGAAGCCGTCCAACGCGCCCGCGAATACGCCACCGCCCTCGGTGCCAACCTCGCCGCCCTCGTCGAACTCGCCGACCTCGGCGCCGAAAACACCCTCCCCTACCAAACCGCAGCCCCCGGCACCGGCATGCGCACCATGGCCTTCAGCACCACCGACGAAACCGCAGCCCCGCCCCTCGACCTCGAACCCCAACGCCAAATCGTCCACGCCCAGGTCAATGCCCGCTTCACCATGACCCCTCCCCAGCTGTGA
- a CDS encoding aminotransferase class V-fold PLP-dependent enzyme: MTAPPGPPPPLPPLAGGHAGATALRPLLNTVLDALHTGARDRGGPLPAGGPDTVTARVTAALGDVLPDHGTGDHEALRTLVHTLTAGAADPADPLCAAHLHGPPLAVAAAADLAAAALNPSLDSWDQAPAASAIEALLTRTLAAEFYDTPTPDALVTTGGTEANQLALLLARERHGPGLTVLHGANAHHSVPRAAWLLGLPPTTSLPTPAGILDPTHLAEALAAARGPVLVTATAGTTDAGLIDPLEPIADLCDHHGADLHIDAAYGGLLALSPRHRPRVQGLARARSLTLDLHKLGWQPVAAGLLAVPDTALLAPLAHQADYLNATDDTEAGLPDLLGRSLRTTRRPDALKIATTLRSLGRDGLARLIDRTCELAHHLARLLDAHPRFELHAPPTISTVLFRPTHTDDTHLAALRRTLLLGGHAVLGRATADGRLWLKATLLNPHTTARDLDTLITLLEGSTNR; the protein is encoded by the coding sequence ATGACAGCCCCGCCCGGCCCCCCACCCCCCCTGCCCCCGCTCGCCGGCGGCCACGCCGGCGCCACCGCCCTGCGCCCCCTGCTGAACACCGTCCTCGACGCCCTGCACACCGGAGCCCGCGACCGCGGCGGCCCCCTCCCCGCAGGCGGCCCCGACACCGTCACCGCCCGCGTCACCGCAGCCCTCGGCGACGTACTCCCCGACCACGGAACCGGCGACCACGAAGCCCTGCGCACCCTCGTCCACACCCTCACCGCAGGCGCCGCCGACCCCGCCGACCCCCTGTGCGCCGCCCACCTCCACGGCCCGCCCCTCGCCGTCGCAGCAGCCGCCGACCTCGCCGCCGCCGCCCTCAACCCCTCCCTCGACTCCTGGGACCAGGCCCCCGCCGCCTCCGCGATCGAAGCCCTCCTCACCCGCACCCTCGCCGCCGAGTTCTACGACACCCCCACCCCCGACGCCCTCGTCACCACCGGCGGCACCGAAGCCAACCAACTCGCCCTGCTCCTCGCCCGCGAACGCCACGGACCAGGCCTCACCGTCCTCCACGGAGCCAACGCCCACCACTCCGTCCCCCGCGCCGCCTGGCTCCTCGGCCTACCCCCCACCACCTCCCTGCCCACCCCCGCCGGCATCCTCGACCCCACCCACCTCGCCGAAGCCCTCGCCGCCGCCCGCGGGCCCGTCCTCGTCACCGCCACCGCCGGCACCACCGACGCCGGCCTCATCGACCCGCTCGAACCCATCGCCGACCTGTGCGACCACCACGGCGCCGACCTCCACATCGACGCCGCCTACGGCGGCCTCCTCGCCCTCAGCCCCCGCCACCGCCCCCGCGTCCAAGGCCTCGCCCGCGCCCGCTCCCTCACCCTCGACCTCCACAAACTCGGCTGGCAACCCGTCGCCGCAGGCCTCCTCGCCGTCCCCGACACCGCCCTCCTCGCACCCCTCGCCCACCAAGCCGACTACCTCAACGCCACCGACGACACCGAAGCAGGCCTCCCCGACCTCCTCGGCCGCTCCCTGCGCACCACCCGCCGCCCCGACGCCCTCAAAATCGCCACCACGCTGCGCTCACTCGGCCGCGACGGCCTCGCCCGCCTCATCGACCGCACCTGCGAACTCGCCCACCACCTCGCCCGCCTCCTCGACGCACACCCCCGCTTCGAACTCCACGCACCACCCACCATCAGCACCGTCCTCTTCCGCCCCACCCACACCGACGACACCCACCTCGCCGCCCTGCGCCGCACCCTCCTCCTGGGCGGTCACGCCGTACTCGGCCGCGCCACCGCCGACGGCCGCCTCTGGCTCAAAGCCACCCTGCTCAACCCCCACACCACCGCGCGGGACCTGGACACCCTCATCACCCTCCTGGAAGGCAGCACCAACCGATGA
- a CDS encoding SidA/IucD/PvdA family monooxygenase: MTAQLDAPHDLVGIGIGPFNLSLAALAHGLPHQGAEELATAFYDQRHDFRWHPGLLIDGTTLQVPFLADLVTLADPTSPWTFLNYLKHKERLFPFYFAEQFHTHRAEYDAYCRWVAGRLPGLHFGHQVDAVRWNPERDLFEVDYTQLDTDGEAEALGRVHTRNLALGIGTAPYVPEPLRPLADAPTVPVIHSSDYLDNRQRILGADHVTVIGSGQSGAEVFLDLLRSRPAGRERLTWLARTPSFAPMEYSKLGLEHFTPDYTRYFHALPEPVRDQLVPAQWQLHKGIDAATITAIHDELYRRTLHGGWPDAVLTPGVSVRTAGRVATTKVELHLEHIQQGTRSRLTTDAVVLATGYKERPLTNLLAGLDPYLRKDSSDRPRIDENHRMILDPSVTGSIFVQNGERHTHGVGAPDLGLAAWRSAAILNVLTGKEPYPQPTRTAFTTFGLEQREHTRPTPTVELRPLVDHP; this comes from the coding sequence ATGACCGCCCAGCTCGATGCACCCCACGACCTCGTCGGAATCGGCATCGGCCCCTTCAACCTGTCCCTCGCCGCCCTCGCCCACGGCCTCCCCCACCAAGGAGCAGAAGAACTCGCCACCGCCTTCTACGACCAACGCCACGACTTCCGCTGGCACCCCGGACTCCTCATCGACGGGACCACCCTCCAAGTCCCCTTCCTCGCCGACCTCGTCACCCTCGCCGACCCCACCAGCCCCTGGACCTTCCTCAACTACCTCAAGCACAAAGAACGGCTCTTCCCCTTCTACTTCGCCGAGCAGTTCCACACCCACCGCGCCGAATACGACGCCTACTGCCGCTGGGTAGCCGGCCGCCTCCCCGGACTCCACTTCGGCCACCAGGTCGACGCCGTCCGCTGGAACCCCGAACGCGACCTCTTCGAAGTCGACTACACCCAACTCGACACCGACGGCGAAGCCGAAGCCCTCGGCCGCGTCCACACCCGCAACCTCGCCCTCGGCATCGGCACCGCCCCCTACGTACCCGAACCCCTGCGCCCCCTCGCCGACGCCCCCACCGTCCCCGTCATCCACTCCTCCGACTACCTCGACAACCGCCAACGCATCCTCGGCGCCGACCACGTCACCGTCATCGGATCGGGCCAATCCGGAGCCGAAGTCTTCCTCGACCTCCTCCGCTCTCGCCCCGCTGGCCGCGAACGCCTCACCTGGCTCGCCCGCACCCCCTCCTTCGCCCCCATGGAGTACTCAAAACTCGGCCTCGAACACTTCACCCCCGACTACACCCGCTACTTCCACGCCCTCCCCGAACCCGTACGCGACCAACTCGTCCCCGCCCAATGGCAACTCCACAAAGGCATCGACGCCGCCACCATCACCGCCATCCACGACGAGCTCTACCGCCGCACCCTCCACGGAGGCTGGCCCGACGCCGTCCTCACCCCCGGAGTCAGCGTCCGCACGGCCGGCCGCGTCGCCACCACCAAAGTCGAACTCCACCTCGAACACATCCAGCAAGGCACCCGCTCCCGCCTCACCACCGACGCCGTCGTCCTCGCCACCGGCTACAAAGAACGCCCGCTCACCAACCTCCTCGCAGGCCTCGACCCCTACCTGCGCAAAGACTCCTCCGACCGCCCCCGCATCGACGAAAACCACCGCATGATCCTCGACCCCTCCGTCACCGGCAGCATCTTCGTCCAAAACGGCGAACGCCACACCCACGGCGTCGGAGCCCCCGACCTCGGCCTCGCCGCCTGGCGCAGCGCCGCCATCCTCAACGTCCTCACCGGCAAAGAGCCCTACCCCCAACCCACCCGCACCGCCTTCACCACCTTCGGCCTCGAACAACGCGAACACACCCGCCCCACCCCCACCGTCGAACTCCGCCCCCTCGTCGACCACCCCTGA
- a CDS encoding GNAT family N-acetyltransferase, which yields MNAPADQPGTWNLEPLRADHAPALLAFEQENRAYFARAIPDRGDAYFTEFTTRHHALLAEQDTGLSRFHLVITHEGAVAGRVNLLDIEDGSAELGYRIGERAAGRGLATAVVAEICRLATTAYGLTRLTAVTTLDNPASMTVLTRNGFTQVAPPTIDGRPGIRYERPLTPAT from the coding sequence GTGAACGCCCCCGCCGACCAGCCGGGCACCTGGAACCTGGAGCCCCTCCGCGCCGACCACGCCCCCGCCCTCCTCGCCTTCGAACAGGAGAACCGGGCCTACTTCGCACGCGCCATCCCCGACCGCGGCGACGCCTACTTCACCGAATTCACCACCCGCCACCACGCCCTGCTCGCCGAACAGGACACCGGCCTCTCCCGGTTCCACCTCGTCATCACCCACGAGGGAGCAGTGGCGGGCCGCGTCAACCTCCTCGACATCGAAGACGGCAGCGCCGAACTCGGCTACCGCATCGGCGAACGCGCCGCCGGCCGCGGCCTCGCCACCGCCGTCGTCGCAGAAATCTGCCGCCTGGCCACGACCGCGTACGGCCTCACCCGCCTCACCGCAGTCACCACCCTCGACAACCCCGCCTCCATGACCGTGCTGACACGCAACGGATTCACCCAGGTCGCGCCCCCCACCATCGACGGCCGCCCCGGCATCCGCTACGAGCGCCCCCTCACCCCCGCGACCTGA